Proteins from one Primulina tabacum isolate GXHZ01 unplaced genomic scaffold, ASM2559414v2 Contig388, whole genome shotgun sequence genomic window:
- the LOC142534144 gene encoding putative ubiquitin-like-specific protease 2A, translated as MDTPEEKRDRCTYLNCLWFCMYNNECFRDRVLTWIKKENIFSKTYVFVPIVMWSHWYLLIMCHFGESLKSGTRTPCMLLLDSLRALDPMRLEPLIRSFVVDIFETQDRHENIKLINDIPLLVPEVPQQRNGEECGVFVLYYTHLFMESAPQELSINKGYPYFVS; from the exons ATGGATACTCCAGAAGAGAAAAGGGACCGGTGCACATACTTAAACTGTCTATGGTTTTGCATGTACAATAACGAATGTTTTAGAGATAGGGTACTGACTTGGATCAAGAAGGAGAacatattttcgaaaacatATGTTTTTGTTCCCATTGTCATGTG GTCTCACTGGTATCTCTTGATCATGTGTCACTTTGGTGAAAGCCTGAAATCCGGAACCAGGACTCCATGTATGCTGCTGCTCGACTCGCTGCGTGCGTTGGATCCTATGAGACTCGAGCCCCTTATACGAAG TTTCGTCGTGGACATATTCGAAACACAGGATAGACATGAGAACATAAAGCTGATTAATGACATTCCCCTTTTGGTTCCCGAG gTTCCACAGCAGAGAAATGGTGAGGAATGTGGTGTTTTTGTTCTGTACTATACACATCTTTTCATGGAGAGTGCTCCTCAAGAGTTGAGCATCAATAAAGGCTACCCTTACTTTGTGAGTTAA